A stretch of DNA from Piliocolobus tephrosceles isolate RC106 chromosome 21, ASM277652v3, whole genome shotgun sequence:
AGGCCCAGTGAGAGACACACACTCAGGAGCTCTCGCATAACAAATGAAGGAATTGACTGAAGAAATGATTGATTCATAACCTCTTTAGAGACTGGATCTTGGATGCAGAATCCTAGGAAGTTCTCACCATACTTGTCCCTTGTCCTTCAGAGGCTGACACCCACGTTTCATCCCTCCACTTCCTCTTGCCCCTAAAGCCATCCCACCTCATGTGTAACTCTGAAGCTCTTTGGCCACTGGAGGGTTTTCAGGGCTCCCTGGTCCTGGACTGTAGAAATGGGAGCACCTGGTCCCTGGGGTCACTGAAGTCACTGTATGCCCTAGAGTTCACTGCCgtgctgtctctgtctctctctgtttctctgtgtccCTCATCTTCCTCCCACTTCATTCTAACTCACAGGCCCTGTCCTGCACAGCTTCTTCCTCTATCCCTAGGCCTTCCCCAGACGCTCCCTCTAACTAGGCTGACTGTTCTGTTCCCTTCCTGCTAACACTGTGGCCTGGCCCACCTCCCAGGTAATAGGAAAGGCATAGAAATCACCTGGAGTTTCCACTCCTGAAAAGCTTCATCTCGAGGCAATGTCCCCAGGTCACTAAGAGAATGAGCTTCCACTGTATCCCCATCCAGGGCTCTGCCCCTTTGTGAGGCTGATCTGTGGACAAGACCGTGGGACAGGGATAGGCAGCTCCTCCATCCACTCTTATAATTCCCAAACAAGTTCTTCTGGCCTCCTGCACAAACAGAACCAATTGATCCAGATGGTGATTTGCAGTAAATGAAGATTTTAATGACTCCAAGTCTGCCAAACAGGAGGACGGaggtttattattactcaaatcagcctccctagtggaTCAGGGGTTAGAAATTTTCAAGGATACTTTCAGGGACACAGGACTAAAAAATGGGTACTGCTGATTGTTTGATGATGGAATCATGCGGGCGGAGGGAAATGATCCGTTTGTGCTTGAATCTGACTCTAGGTGGGGACCACGTGACTGGCTGAGCCATTAGTCATGGGTATGGATGAGGTCAGCAGGTTGCCAGAATGCAAAGAATaagaaacatctcaaaagaccaacCTCAGGTTctataatagtgatgttatctattgGAGCAATTACTTACAAATTTTGTAAACTCTGACCAAATGACGTTTGAGCAGTAAGTGATTATAGAAACTGTGCCTGCACTTTAGCAGAACTCAGTTCCCTCCTATAATCTTACTCTCATGGTCTTTCACCAGTTTTACAGAGGCAATCCCTGGGTAAAATAAGGGTATTAGTTTTATCGAGGAACTATTATCATTGTTTCTTCAAAGTTAAACCATAAACTACATTCCTCCCATGGTTAGCCTGGCCTATGTCCAGGAATGAGTGAGGACAGCCAACTTGAGACTAGATGCCTGATGGAGTCAACCATGCTAGTTTTCTGTCACTGTTGGAATCATTGCACTGACTCACCAGGGTGTCAGAGGCTGGACAGGCCTGCAGTCTCCAAAGCCAATGGGCTCATTTCACCCATTTCACTTGTGACTCCATCCTCAGCCTACTATGGAGCTCACATTCTCCAGTCACTTCCTAGAGACTTCTGGTTTCCTGTCAGGCATATAACAAGCTTGAAATTTGTCACTCTGTTCTAACAGGAAGTAAACAGCTGAACAAACTCAAAAGTCAATAACTCATTAAAATCCCTCAGAgatggcctggcacagtggctcaggcctgtaatctcagcactttgggaaggtgaggcaggtggatcacgaggtcaggagatcgagaccatactggcaaacacggtgatactccgactctactaaaaatacaaatagccagacgtggtggcaggcgcgtgtagtcccagctacacgggaggcttaggcaggaaaatggtgtgaactcggaagatggagcttgcagtaagccaagaccgtaccactgcactccagcctgggcaacagaatgaggctccatctcagaaaaaaaaaaaaaaaaagtgctgtgagagaaatgaagaatgcttttGATGCTTACTGGTAGAATGCACATAGCTAAGGAAAGAATCCCTAGCTTGAGGATGTgtcaatagaaacttccaaaactgaaacaggaaagttcaaaaagagtgggagaaaaaaagtGGGACAACATATGCTActtcatatttaacattttgtattgacaatagcaatttttaaattttgtagttgtgGAACAACTACCAAGGCTGTAACATACACGTAATGGGAATACTGGTGGTGTCGGGGACCTGTTGGAGGTGGCCAGAGGTTGCTATCTGATGGTTTTACTGCCGGTGCCACATATGATTGCTTCCTCCTGATGATGCCATTTTCATAAGTTGGGGTTCTTCGTGTGGGGGACACATGAGCCATTGGCGTCTCACTTAGACTCTTCCTAATTCACACAAACTGAAACTCTAGTTGTTATTTCCTGAGGTTAAGAGAAAACGAAGAAAGCATTTCACATACCTGTTTTGGGCTCCTCCCCATTTCCCCTAACTATGCAGAGAAATTAGAAACAGggagttctttctatatttactAATATAACACACATCACTTCTTTTAATTCTGCATCATTTCTCTCTTTATGTAATTGACACACTGACCAGTTCTGTCCTTTTAACGGGACTCTCTCTACTTAAGGACTTGCTAATTTCAAATCACCTTTGGTATCTTTCTCTGAGCATAATTTCATCCTGCTGGAATTCACCCCACACCTAAATTTTAATTTGGCATCAAGAGAAATACTACTACCAGCAATTGATCTTAGATGTTTGGACCATCAGTAAAAATTTCCACTTATGACAACATTTTAAAGCTTCCCCcaaaattttttttgtcttgttactATAGTCAGAACATAACATGAGGTCTAAACTCCTGAGAACTTTTTATGGGAAAATTACAGTATTACAaattgagcatcccaaatctNNNNNNNNNNNNNNNNNNNNNNNNNNNNNNNNNNNNNNNNNNNNNNNNNNNNNNNNNNNNNNNNNNNNNNNNNNNNNNNNNNNNNNNNNNNNNNNNNNNNNNNNNNNNNNNNNNNNNNNNNNNNNNNNNNNNNNNNNNNNNNNNNNNNNNNNNNNNNNNNNNNNNNNNNNNNNNNNNNNNNNNNNNNNNNNNNNNNNNNNNNNNNNNNNNNNNNNNNNNNNNNNNNNNNNNNNNNNNNNNNNNNNNNNNNNNNNNNNNNNNNNNNNNNNNNNNNNNNNNNNNNNNNNNNNNNNNNNNNNNNNNNNNNNNNNNNNNNNNNNNNNNNNNNNNNNNNNNNNNNNNNNNNNNNNNNNNNNNNNNNNNNNNNNNNNNNNNNNNNNNNNNNNNNNNNNNNNNNNNNGATTCTGGAGCGTTccagattttggatttctagaTTTGGGATGCTCACCCAGTACATCtactgcaaatattccaaaaaaaaagaagttagaaatccaaaacacttggTTTTAAGCTTTCTGCATAAGGAACACTTTATCTGTATGAACTATAGGCGTGAAGCTGTACAGGAGATCCCTAGAACCTCCTCAACCTATCTAACTGAAACCACACAGCCATGGAACAATGCCCTATTCCTCCGACCCCAGCTCCTGGAaactactattctactctctgattCACTCTGGAATCCCCTGAGATGAGGTACAtagagtagtcaaactcatagaatcaGAGAGTAGAATGTCTAATGAGAGAAAGTATCTGCAAGACTTCTTCCCAAATATTGTTCTAATAGCCACCAAACACATATCGTCCGTGAGGGCCAGACATACATCATCAGTTCATATTCGCCCTTTCCACCAGTCAGTTCTGCATTTTCAAACATCCACATGTATATCTAGAAACAACCACATGGTCCTCACCTTCCCTCTACAGGGGGAAGGGCACATCATGGACACACAACAGGGAACATGGTCTTGGTCCAAAGCTATCAGCTCTTGCCTGTCCCCTTCACTCTTTGTGGTCATTCCTTGGACTCTGCTCTATCTTTGGAGGTCACTGGCTCAAGTCAGTCACTATGAGACAGCTGGGAAAACTGCCCCACCTTGTGGCGCCACTGCCTGATGATTGAACAGACCTCCAGGCTTGACTCTGGTCTCCCCAGTGTAACTTCTGCTGAAGTACCCAGCCCAGGCCAGGCTTCCCAGGACCCAAAAGGTTTAAGGACAATGGGAAGTTCCATCATCCATCTctgggatgtcctagaaaggaaAGCTGCAGATAAAACATACCTTGGGGGGCAAAGTAAGACTGAAACTAAGAAGATTCCAGCACTGCATGCTCGAAGTGAGGACCACAGAGTGGGCCAGGCAGGCAGTTGGAGAGGGAGGGACTCAGAGGAGCACCAGGGACTGTGACTGCTGGTCCCATGCCTTTCCATGACCCAATACTGCTGCTCAATTCACACATGAGAAAGTCAGTGCTTCTCCCACATAAAGCAGGCAGCCTCACAATCTCTAAGCCCTCAGATTGCCATGCGTCTGTCTTGTAACACACACACCTGACATGGGCTTTTAAAGACTTGGGTGGGCTGAAAGGTGGGAAATGCCATCTGTTattgaaaaatgtcttcagaggAATCAAAGGTGCCACACAGGGCAATCTTCTCTCTGTTATCTGCACAGTGGAGACTCCCAAGCCCTCCATCAACGGCAGCAACTTAAACCCCAGGGAGGCCGTGGAGACTGTGACCTTATCCTGTAATCCTGACAATCAGAATGCAAGCTACCTGTGGTGGATAAATGGTCAGAGCCTCCCTATCAGTCCCAGGTTGCAGCTGTCTGAAAACAACAGAACCCTCGTTCTATTTGGTGTCACAAAGTATACTGCAGGACCCTATGAATGTGAAATGAAGAGCCCAGTGAGTGCCAGCCGCAGTGACCCAGTCACCCTGAATCTCCTCTGTGAGTATCTTTTGTTCCTCTGTGAGCCAGGCTGCCATCCCCAATACACAGGGCCAGAGGCCTGGCCTCCCAGTCCCTCTCAGGTCCAAGTACAGAGACCTTTACCCCTGGACATCAAAGCTGGCCATGAGTACTAAAAGTAGGCTTAGGCTTGACCAACAATGGAAGAGAAGAGGTTGCTGCTGTCATGGGAGACTCAGGGTCCACAGGTTATGATGAGAGAAATGGGTGTATGCCTCAGGGTCCAGATGAGTGAACACAGCAGGGATTTGGCTGGGACTTCAGTGTTGTGACTTAGCTGACAGGGTCACTGTGGCCCTTCCACAGACCAGgattttctcttccctctgacATCATCACCTGTGACTTTATTCTCTTTGCTCCAGATGGCCTGGATGCCGCCATTTCTTCTTCATACACCTATTACCATACAGGGGAAGTCCTCAAGCTCTCCTGCCTCACAGACTCTTACCCACTGGCAGAACATTCTTGGCTGATGGATGAGAAGTTCCAGCAATCAGCACAAGTGTTCTTTATCCCCAAATCACTAAAACATATAGAGGGGTCTATGTCTGTTTCATACATAACTCAGCCACTTTTGGAACAAATCTCATAATCAAGAGGATCATAGTCCCTGGTAAGTGGGTCCCTAGGGCACTGGCAATATGTTTTCCAGTGAAGTCTATCTGGCTATCAGGGAAGAGTCACCTGCCCTCTgcaaaggaagagggaaaaacaaaaacccaggacAGGGAATATGTTTCTGCTTGAAAACCACCAGCTTTTGCCTGTCCCCTTCACTCTTTCTACATCATTCTTTAGACTATACagtaacaatgaacaatctgaaaggaaattaagaaaagaatttccattcacattaacatcaaaaggaataaaatattttggaataagttTAACCAAAACGGTCTAAGGGTTATACCTTGAAAACTACAAAGCGTTACTGAAAGATATTAGAGACGACATCAGTATATGGaaagacatttcattttcacGGATTGGAAGAATCGATATTGTTAGGAAGAAAATACTATCCAAAGTGAGCTGCAGTTTCAAAGCAACCCCTACCAGAAACCCAGTAACATTTTTTGCAGAATTACAAAAACCTGTCCTAAATCTGACCTGACAGACTCTTATTAATGACTGCCACAACGCAGACACTGAGGAAAAGATGCAATCATGGAAACGTGGAAAGATTTGATGACATAGAAAATAACAATCATTATATCTCACATCCCAAAGCCTTCAAGAATATACAAGTGCCACATGACCAGTACTGAATCGACCAAAAAGTAATCACCAAGTTAGAAATgtggtgagagagaaaaaaaaaaaagaaaaagaaaaaaaagggcaggAATGTATTTGGCCTATCACCTCCCACTTTTGCGTACTTAACTGATGCTGAAAAGAAATGCTCACCTGAGCATTTTAGGTTTTGAATCTTTCAGATTTAAGATGCTAAACCAGTAAATATGTGACAAACGTTTCAGAATCAAAAAATGTCAGAAATCCAAAATACTTTTTGTCCTAAGTCTTACGCATAAGAAATACTCAATCTGTGTGAACTACAGGCATCAAgctgtacagcagatctctagaacctCCCcgtcttgcataactgaaactgcACACCCATGAACGCCTTCCGattctccccactcccagcagCTCTCTTCTCAGATTCACTCTGGAATTCACTTACATGAGGTCCCCAGAGTAGTCAAATCCATGGAATCAGAGAGTAGAGTGtccaatggaagaaaatatttgcaaaacgtCTCCCCAAATTTGTCTCATATCCATCAATCACACATGGTCCATGAGGACCAGATTTCCAGCAGTTCATTCCCACCCTTTCCACCAGTCAGCTCTGCATTTGCAAATGTCCACATGTATTTCTGGAAAGATCCACATAGTCCTCACCTGTCCTCTGCAGAAGGAGAGGAAACTTAAGGAACACCAAACAGGGAATATGGTTCTGCTCCAAAGCCACCAGATCTTGCCTGTCCCCTTCACTCTTTCTACATCATTCCTTGCACTCTGCTCTGTCTTTGGAGGTCACTGGAACAAGTAAGTCATCATGAAACACCTGCAGAAAACTGCCCCACCTTGTACCTCCACTGCCTGATGACTGAACTGACCTCCAGGCTTGACTCTGGTCTACCCTGTCTTCTTTCTGCTGAAATATCCAGTCCCAGGCCAGGCTGCTCAGTATCTTCAGGGTTTCAGGACAATGGGAAGTCCCATCATTACTCATCTCTAGAACGTCCTTGGAAATGGAAGCTGCAGAGAAATCACATCTAGGGGGGCAAAGTAGGATGGAATTTGGAAGGGGCCCAGCAGTTGCACATTCCAGGTAATGAACCCAAGGTAAGCCAGCCAGTCAGTTGATTAGAGAGGGACTGGGAGGGGTGCCAGGGGCTGTGACTCCAACTGACGTGTCTGTCCATGATCCAACACTGCTGCTCAATTCACAGTTGAGAAAGTCTGTGCTTCCGTAAGACAGAGCAGTTGGCCTCACGGTCTTTGAGCCCTTAGATCATCATGCATCTGTCTTGTGACACACACACCAGCTATTGACTTTCAAGGACTCGGGTGGGCTGAGAGGTGGGAGATGCCAACTCTGATGGAAGGATGCCTGTGGAGGAATCAAAGGTGCCACACAGGACAAACTTCTCTCTGTCATCCACACAGCGGAGCTGCCCAAGCCCTACATCACCAGCAACAACTTCAACCCCATGGAGAATAAGAATGTTGTAGCCTTAACTGTGACCCTGACTCAGGGCTACACCTACGTATGGTGGGTAAATGGTCAGAGCCTCCCGGTCAGTCCCAGGCTAAAGCAACCTGGTAAAAACAGGGTCCTCATTCTAGCCAATGTCTCAAGAAATGACACAAGACCCTATGAATGTAAAATACGGGACCGAGTTGGTAGCATCCCCAGTGACCCAGTCACCCTGGAGGTCCTTTGTATCTTTGGTTCCTCTGTGGACCAGGCCACCAGCTAAAATCTAAACGACCAGAGGCCAGGCATCTCAGTCTCTCTCACGTCCAAGTACAGACACTTTTATTTCTGGATACCCAAGCTGGTCGTGACTCCCTGCCCTGAGAAAACCTGGGTAGGCACAGTCTTAACCAAGAATATAAGGTGAGGAGACTTGGGGTCTacagcctgtgatgggagaaaCAGGTGAATATCTCAGGCCTCGGCTCAGTGAACACAGGAGCGGTTTGGCTGGGCCTTGAAGGTGTGTCTTGGCTCAGAGGGACACTGGTCCCTTTAAGAGACCAGAAGCATCCCCTTCCCTCAGACGACATCACCTGTGGCTTTATTCTCTTTACTCCAGATGGTCCACACATCCCCAGCATTTTGTCTCCATTTGCCTATTACGGTACAGGAGAAAACCTCTACTTGTACTGCTTCGCGGACTCTAACCCACCGGCAGAGTATACTTGGACGATTAATGGGAACTTTCTGCAATCAGGACAAGAGCTCTCTATCCCCAAAATTACTACAAAGCATAGCGGGCTCTATGGTTGCTCTACTCGTAACTCAGCCACTGGCAGCGAAGGTTCCACATTCAAGACGATCAAAGTCTCTGGTAAGTGGATCCCTGCACCATTGGCAATAGGGTTTTAGGTAGAGTCTCTGGCTTTCAGAGAAGAgtcaggaaaacatttttattcccaGTCTGTGTCCCATAGGCAGAAGTAAATCCTAATTTCTCCTCCTGAACTCTCCTAATTTGTCTCTAGAGACTCTCTTCtccttgtgtttctgttttctcatggCTGAACTTGAGTCCAGGCTGAGAAAGATTGGGAGGGGGCTTTGTCAGTCCTGAGCCCTATGTGGTGGAAGAGGCTTCACAAAGGGACAAGAAGAAGAATCCTCAAGGTCAAGTTTTTTCTCACTGTCACCAACACATCCCTTTCTACCACgtctttgttttcctttactaCTCCATGAGCTACAAGGAACATCTGAGACTTTGAAACAAGCTCACATTTTTCCTCCAAATGAGAGGAGGAAGTCCCCTGGATGAGAGAGGAGCAGCTCAGACTGCTCCCTGCTCTGCTCCGGGCTTCTCTGGTGTCTGGCCCTGCTTGACTCCACCTGGGGTGGGACCAGCTTGTGTAGAGAAAGAGCCCTGGTGGCCTGTCCTGAATTTGGCTAAATCAAGTTGCCTGTTGAAGTGAAGCCTAGGCTGCAGGGAAATAAGAAGAGAGGGAACCTCAGGGCTGACTCTTGAGCTGTTTCCTGACTCTGAAGTCATCAGCTGTGTGAGGCTGTGGGTATAGCACTAGGACACAGCACAGAGGACAGTGAGTGATGCACACTTGGAAAAATAGGGAGATTCACCTCTAGGACTCTGCATGACAGGAAAGGGGCAATACCAAAAAGTGTGTATTTATAGAGTATAAGACTACCAGGACACTTTTTATATATCTAATATAAGGCTTATCATTAACTATTTCTAAGTGTGCAACTTtgtgttgtgtaaccatcacactatccatttccagaactttttcctcTTACCATATTAAACCTCTGTACCCAATAAACAGTAACTCTCACTCCTTCTCCCCTTTACCCTTAGCACCTACCatactactttctgtctctacgtAACTGGCTACTATATCTTTTATAAATGGAAGTATGTAATAAttatccttttgtgtctggctaatttcggttagcataatgtcttcaaggttcatccattttgCACGATGTATTGGAATTTTATTCCTTGTTAAGtttgaataacattttattattattattattattattattattattattatactgtaagttctagggtacatgtgcataacgtgcaggtttgttacatatgtatacttgtgccatgttggtgtgctgcacccatcaactcgtcagcacccatcaactcgtcatttacatcaggtataactcccaatgcaatccctcccgccCAACCctgtgataggccctggtgtgtgatgttccccttcccaagtccaagtgatctcattgctcagttcccacctatgagtgagaatatgtggtgtttggttttctgttcttgcgatagtttgctgagaatgatggtttccagctgcatccacgtccctacaaaggacaaaaactcatcatttttttatggctgcatagtattacatggtgtatatgtgccacattttcttaatccagtctgtcactgatggacatttgggttgattccaagtctttgctattgtgaatagtgccgcaataaacatacatgtgcatgtatctttacagcagcatgatttataatcctctcagtatatacccaataatgggatggctgggtcacatggtacttctagttctagatcctggaggaattgccatactgtttccataatggttgaactagtttacaatcccaccaacagtgtgtaaaagtgttcctatttctccacatcctctccagcacttttattgtttcctgactttttaatgattgccattctaactgttgtgagatggcatctcattgtggttttgatttgcatttctctgatgaccagtgatgatgagcatttttttcatgtgtctgttggctgtatgaatgtcttcttttgagaaatgtctgttcatatcctttgcccactttttgatggggttgtttgtttttttcctgtaaatttgtttgagttctttgtaggttctagatattagccttttgtcagatgagtagatcgcaaaaattttctcccattctgtagggtgcctgttcactctgatggtagtttcttttgctgtgcagaagctctttagtttaattatatcccatttgtcaattttgccttttgttgccgttgcttttggtgttttagacatgaagtccttgcccatgcctatgtcctgaatggtactacctaggttttcttctagggtttttatggtatcaggtctaacatttaagtctctaatccatcttgaattaattttcatataaggcataaggaaaggatccagtttcagctttctacttatggctagccaattttcccagcaccacttattaaatagggaatcctttccccatttcttgtttttctcaggtttgtcaaagatcagatggctgtagatgtgtggtattatttccgaggactctgttctgttccattggtctatatctctgttctattggtctatatctctgttttgggaacagtatcatgctgtttggttactgtagccttgtagtatagcttgaagtcacgTAGCGTGatgtgtccagctttgttcttttgacttaggattgtttggacaatgcaggctcttttttggttccatggaTTGTCTGgacaatgcaggctcttttttggttccatgtgaacttttaagcattttcttccaattctgtgaagaaactcattggtagcttgatgagaatggcattgaatctagaaattaccttgggcagtatggccattttcatgatattgattcttcctatccatgagcatggcatgttctcCTATTTGTTTGTgtgctcttttatttcactgagcagtggtttgtggttctccttgaagaggtcctttacatcccttgtaagttggattcctaggtattttattctctttgaagcaattgtgaatggaagttcattcatgatttggctctgtttgtcagCTACtggtgtaagaatgcttgtgatttttgcacattaatcttgcatcctgagactttgctgaagcttcttatcagcttaaggagattttgggctaagacgatggggttttctcaatatacaatcatgtcatctgcaaacagggacaatttgacttcttcttttcctaactggatactctttatttctatctcttgcctgattgccctagccagaacttccaacactatgttgaataggagtggtgagagagggcatccctgtcttgtgaaagttttcaaagggaatttttccagtttttgcccattcagtatgatattggctgtgagtttgtcataaatagctcctattattttgagatacgttccatcaataccgaatttattgagcgtttttagcatgaagggctgttgaattttgtcaaaggccttttctgcatctattgagataatcatgtggtttttgtctttggttctgtttatatgctggattacgtttattgatttgcgtatgttgaaccagccttgcatcccagggacgaagcccacttgatcatgctggataagctttttgatgtgctgctggatccagt
This window harbors:
- the LOC111529619 gene encoding putative pregnancy-specific beta-1-glycoprotein 7, with translation MGPLSAPPYTLHITWKELLLTASLLIFWNPPTTAQVTIEAQPTNVSEGNNVLLLVHNLPQNPAAYIWYKGQIMDLHHYITAYVIETERIVFGPAYSGRETVYSNASLLIQSLNQKDAGSYTVEIIKRGDGNEGVTGNFTLYLETPKPSINGSNLNPREAVETVTLSCNPDNQNASYLWWINGQSLPISPRLQLSENNRTLVLFGVTKYTAGPYECEMKSPVSASRSDPVTLNLLSELPKPYITSNNFNPMENKNVVALTVTLTQGYTYVWWVNGQSLPVSPRLKQPGKNRVLILANVSRNDTRPYECKIRDRVGSIPSDPVTLEVLYGPHIPSILSPFAYYGTGENLYLYCFADSNPPAEYTWTINGNFLQSGQELSIPKITTKHSGLYGCSTRNSATGSEGSTFKTIKVSGKWIPAPLAIGF